One region of Desulfitobacterium chlororespirans DSM 11544 genomic DNA includes:
- a CDS encoding FecCD family ABC transporter permease has product MSFSLAMIVLVVLNISIGSSSIAISEVLRVLLTGEGDGHNSMIIRDIRLPMALMAIVVGASLGISGCELQTILRNPIASPYTLGISAAASFGAAMGLILNANVLKVPETLAVTVNAFAFALLVAVAIYTFSRQRQINKTAIILFGVALNFLFNSLTMILQYVADEDKLQSLIFWNFGSLLKTTWGKFFIVLVVLIVCFLVLFKNAWKLTAMTLDDTKARSIGVDTAKVRRMVIFVSSLLAAVSVCFVGTIGFVGLIAPHIARQLVGEDQRFFMPLSGLLGAFVMGLAFVISKLMVRGVILPIGLVTSVIGIPFFIAIIFSKKMRSM; this is encoded by the coding sequence ATGAGCTTTTCACTAGCAATGATCGTTTTAGTGGTCCTGAATATTTCCATCGGTTCCTCTTCCATAGCGATTAGTGAAGTATTGCGGGTGCTGCTCACGGGAGAAGGGGATGGACATAACTCCATGATCATCAGGGATATCCGTTTACCCATGGCTCTTATGGCCATCGTGGTGGGTGCATCCTTAGGTATCAGCGGCTGTGAATTGCAAACCATCCTGCGCAATCCCATCGCCAGTCCTTATACCCTGGGAATTTCCGCCGCCGCTTCCTTCGGAGCGGCCATGGGATTGATTTTGAACGCTAATGTGCTGAAGGTCCCGGAAACCCTGGCTGTGACGGTCAATGCTTTCGCCTTTGCCCTTTTGGTGGCAGTGGCCATCTATACCTTTTCCAGGCAGAGACAAATCAATAAAACGGCCATCATTCTTTTTGGGGTAGCGTTAAATTTCTTGTTTAACTCTCTGACCATGATCTTGCAGTATGTCGCCGACGAGGATAAACTGCAAAGTTTAATCTTCTGGAATTTCGGCAGCTTATTGAAAACCACCTGGGGCAAATTTTTTATTGTCCTTGTGGTGCTGATAGTGTGTTTTTTGGTTTTGTTCAAAAATGCCTGGAAACTGACCGCAATGACCCTGGATGATACCAAAGCCAGAAGTATCGGTGTCGATACGGCCAAAGTGCGGAGAATGGTTATTTTCGTAAGCTCTTTGCTGGCTGCCGTATCGGTCTGCTTTGTGGGGACCATAGGATTCGTCGGTCTGATCGCCCCCCATATTGCCCGTCAGCTGGTCGGTGAAGATCAACGATTTTTTATGCCTTTATCAGGGCTGTTGGGTGCTTTTGTCATGGGTCTGGCTTTTGTCATCAGCAAGCTGATGGTCAGAGGGGTTATCCTGCCCATCGGCTTGGTTACCTCAGTTATTGGTATTCCTTTCTTTATTGCCATTATATTCAGTAAAAAAATGAGGAGTATGTGA
- a CDS encoding ABC transporter substrate-binding protein produces MEKSYRQKTAALLVIVMMVLLGGCNSAAANKPAENPPAEKAVAAGTYTAKAPGYHGDLEVTADVDKEGKITKITVGENTETEDVGGIAIEKIPQRIIEAQSLDVDVVAGATLTSKGIINGVAAALKEAGQDPVQYGYVAAEEGSANVISPLNKDTMPVKKETTSSITIKDVKGREVTIDLPISSYAISTMDVIDYIIPLKGKEAFSMLVASGQDGGGGIQKYAQLYKPLVRDYTQHIGQISDHNAPFDLEMVLSMNPDVLIVNSAMAAHKYALEIEDQLAAAGIDIVLIDVPGKKLDKSVQETMKLLGKIFQEEEKAAEVVAFMDKQYGLITAKNLAQRQDKPTVYYEKSGYSEVFGSTGTSVSGWGLPIAIAGGDNIADAVLLDKASAGGSSNTLDPEYVIKADPDYIILSGVNDGWLDSLNKKKEPPQYDIINRTGWSNLQAVKNNKVYEFAHSTSRSIYAFYPCLKMAKLFYPEEFADLDPEVVLDEFFDKFMLVDSDISTWFTGLENSTSLKK; encoded by the coding sequence ATGGAGAAAAGCTATAGACAAAAAACAGCTGCTTTATTGGTCATCGTCATGATGGTGCTCCTGGGGGGCTGCAATTCAGCAGCTGCCAACAAACCGGCGGAAAACCCACCTGCTGAAAAAGCAGTTGCAGCCGGGACTTACACGGCGAAAGCGCCCGGTTATCACGGGGATCTTGAAGTGACAGCGGACGTGGATAAGGAAGGAAAAATCACGAAGATTACTGTAGGCGAAAATACGGAAACTGAGGATGTTGGCGGCATCGCCATCGAGAAAATACCCCAGCGTATTATTGAAGCTCAGTCCCTGGATGTGGATGTGGTTGCCGGTGCGACACTGACCAGTAAGGGGATTATCAATGGGGTGGCCGCGGCTTTAAAGGAAGCCGGTCAAGATCCTGTTCAATACGGCTATGTCGCTGCTGAAGAGGGGAGCGCGAATGTAATATCCCCTCTGAATAAGGATACCATGCCCGTTAAAAAAGAGACGACAAGTTCTATAACCATAAAGGATGTCAAAGGCAGAGAGGTAACCATTGACCTGCCTATTTCCTCCTATGCTATCAGCACCATGGATGTCATCGACTATATTATACCGCTGAAAGGGAAGGAGGCCTTTTCAATGCTGGTTGCTTCCGGACAGGACGGCGGCGGTGGCATTCAAAAATATGCCCAGCTGTATAAGCCCCTGGTTAGGGACTATACCCAGCATATAGGCCAGATCTCCGATCATAACGCGCCCTTTGACCTGGAAATGGTGCTGTCCATGAATCCCGATGTTCTCATCGTCAACTCAGCCATGGCTGCCCATAAATATGCCTTGGAAATAGAAGATCAGCTTGCGGCGGCAGGAATCGATATCGTGCTCATCGATGTACCCGGCAAAAAATTAGATAAGTCGGTTCAGGAGACCATGAAGCTCTTGGGCAAGATATTCCAGGAAGAAGAAAAAGCCGCCGAAGTCGTGGCGTTCATGGATAAGCAGTATGGACTCATTACTGCCAAGAATCTTGCCCAGCGTCAGGATAAGCCCACGGTTTATTATGAAAAGTCAGGCTACTCCGAGGTCTTCGGGAGCACAGGAACCAGCGTTTCCGGGTGGGGTCTGCCCATTGCTATTGCCGGCGGTGACAATATTGCCGATGCCGTGCTTTTAGATAAGGCATCCGCGGGAGGAAGCAGCAATACCCTTGATCCCGAGTATGTCATCAAAGCTGATCCGGATTATATCATTCTCAGCGGTGTCAATGACGGTTGGCTGGACAGCCTTAATAAAAAGAAAGAACCCCCACAGTACGATATTATCAACAGAACCGGCTGGAGCAATTTGCAGGCGGTTAAAAATAACAAGGTCTATGAATTTGCCCATTCAACCAGCCGTTCCATTTATGCCTTTTATCCTTGTCTGAAGATGGCCAAGCTCTTCTATCCTGAAGAATTCGCAGACCTTGATCCGGAGGTGGTCCTTGATGAATTTTTCGATAAATTTATGCTGGTGGACAGCGATATCAGCACCTGGTTTACGGGCCTTGAAAACAGTACTTCCTTAAAAAAATAA
- a CDS encoding ABC transporter ATP-binding protein, with protein MLRVDNLSFSYKTYKKSKAPLKVFANFNLTFAKGFNVILGPNGAGKSTLLKTIFGLLDYEGEIFYGQESITAMCTEDKIKLMSYLPQMDVELSTLTVLEMVILGRLPELGYKVADEDLSIVMDTLRSLNIDYLASRNFSELSGGQKKLVFIAQTLVRNPQVLLLDEPVNSLDLQKQLELCQLLQKIVAEQNVDLIVVLHDINLAARYAQHIVVVDEKGALYSSGEPRAVITASMLKEVYGVIANITYDENGVPILSPVCSVRRI; from the coding sequence ATGTTAAGGGTAGATAATTTAAGTTTCTCCTATAAAACCTATAAAAAAAGCAAAGCACCCCTTAAGGTGTTTGCCAATTTTAATCTTACCTTTGCCAAAGGCTTTAATGTCATCCTTGGTCCTAACGGGGCGGGAAAATCCACCCTGCTTAAAACCATTTTCGGTCTGTTGGATTATGAGGGGGAGATTTTTTACGGCCAAGAAAGCATTACCGCCATGTGTACGGAGGATAAAATCAAGCTCATGTCCTATTTGCCCCAAATGGATGTGGAGCTATCGACCCTTACGGTTTTGGAAATGGTCATTTTAGGGAGATTGCCTGAACTGGGTTATAAGGTAGCGGATGAAGATTTAAGCATTGTTATGGATACTTTGCGTTCCCTTAATATAGACTATCTGGCCTCCCGCAATTTTTCGGAATTAAGCGGAGGGCAAAAAAAGCTGGTCTTTATTGCCCAAACATTGGTCAGAAATCCTCAAGTCCTGCTTCTCGATGAGCCGGTCAACTCCCTTGATCTGCAAAAGCAGTTAGAGCTGTGTCAACTTCTGCAGAAAATAGTGGCCGAGCAAAATGTGGATCTGATTGTGGTTCTGCATGATATTAATCTTGCGGCAAGATATGCCCAGCATATTGTGGTGGTTGATGAAAAGGGCGCCCTCTACAGCTCGGGGGAACCCAGGGCAGTCATTACGGCTTCCATGCTGAAAGAAGTTTATGGGGTGATCGCCAATATAACCTATGACGAAAACGGAGTGCCCATCCTTTCGCCGGTCTGCTCAGTGCGCAGGATATAG
- a CDS encoding metal ABC transporter permease: MNTWLALLNDYTFQTVSLGSALLGMISGVLGSFAVLRKQSLLGDGVSHSALPGVVIAFILLGSKNTEILLLGALLSGLIATALIVGIVRHTRIKFDSALALVMSFFFGLGMVLLTYVQKIPNSNQAGLKRFIFGQASTLLQRDIILMSVCGAVLLLLVLVFWKEFKLFVFDSDFAHNLGFSPKKLNLLLSFMIVLTIIIGLQTVGVILMSALLISPAVAARQWTNKLGVMVWLAAAFGAVSGVVGTAASSAVPKLPTGPAIVVCASLLVVISVLFAPGRGILHRVYRHRKNKLMLKLEGSGPDVPTI, from the coding sequence ATGAACACTTGGCTTGCCTTACTTAATGACTATACGTTTCAAACAGTGTCCTTGGGTTCGGCTCTTTTGGGGATGATCAGCGGGGTATTGGGAAGCTTTGCCGTATTGCGGAAGCAAAGCCTTCTGGGCGACGGGGTTTCCCACTCCGCCCTGCCCGGCGTGGTCATCGCCTTTATCCTGCTCGGCAGCAAAAATACGGAAATCCTGCTTCTGGGGGCCTTGCTCTCCGGACTGATCGCCACGGCGCTGATCGTGGGTATTGTCCGGCACACCCGCATCAAATTTGACAGCGCTCTGGCCCTGGTGATGTCCTTCTTCTTCGGCTTGGGGATGGTTCTGCTGACTTATGTGCAAAAGATCCCCAATTCCAACCAGGCAGGGCTCAAGCGCTTCATTTTCGGCCAGGCTTCCACCTTACTGCAAAGGGACATTATCCTGATGAGCGTCTGCGGTGCGGTTTTGCTGCTCCTTGTCCTGGTGTTCTGGAAAGAATTTAAACTCTTTGTCTTTGACAGTGATTTTGCCCATAATCTGGGCTTTTCCCCCAAAAAGCTGAACTTACTGCTGTCGTTTATGATTGTATTGACCATTATCATCGGTCTGCAGACGGTAGGGGTCATTCTCATGAGTGCACTGTTGATTAGTCCGGCCGTAGCCGCCCGCCAATGGACCAATAAGTTAGGGGTGATGGTTTGGCTTGCCGCCGCTTTCGGCGCTGTGTCCGGTGTGGTGGGAACCGCCGCCAGCTCTGCGGTGCCTAAATTGCCCACAGGACCGGCCATTGTGGTGTGCGCCAGTCTCCTCGTTGTGATCAGTGTTCTGTTTGCTCCGGGAAGAGGTATTCTGCACAGGGTATACCGGCACAGGAAGAATAAGCTGATGCTGAAACTGGAAGGGAGTGGGCCTGATGTCCCCACAATTTGA
- a CDS encoding metal ABC transporter ATP-binding protein: MDMKGMEHAVEVETLTVAYDAKPVLWDVNLKVPKGTLMAVVGPNGAGKTTLIKAMLGLLTPVTGAICFSEGKGEGHSLKNRIGYVPQSGSVDWDFPATVQDVVLMGCYGKLGWFRRPRKADYELTAQMLKKVGMEQYASRQISQLSGGQQQRVFLARALAQEAEIYFMDEPFKGVDAQTEKAIVLLLKELKEQGKTVVVVHHDLQTVADYFDWVTLINLRVIASGPVEEVFHEENLKMAYRSTGALLRSVV, encoded by the coding sequence GTGGATATGAAGGGGATGGAGCATGCGGTAGAGGTGGAAACTCTCACCGTGGCCTATGATGCCAAACCGGTTTTATGGGATGTTAATCTTAAGGTACCCAAGGGAACTTTGATGGCGGTGGTCGGGCCCAATGGGGCAGGAAAAACAACTTTGATTAAGGCGATGCTGGGGCTGTTGACGCCCGTCACCGGGGCAATTTGCTTCAGCGAGGGAAAGGGCGAGGGCCATTCCCTGAAAAACCGTATCGGCTACGTTCCCCAAAGCGGCAGTGTGGACTGGGATTTCCCGGCCACGGTGCAGGATGTGGTCCTGATGGGCTGTTACGGTAAGCTGGGCTGGTTCAGGCGGCCCCGCAAGGCAGATTATGAGTTGACCGCTCAAATGCTGAAAAAGGTGGGAATGGAGCAATACGCCTCCCGCCAGATCAGCCAGCTTTCCGGCGGCCAGCAGCAACGGGTGTTCCTGGCCCGGGCGCTGGCCCAGGAGGCCGAGATTTACTTCATGGATGAGCCCTTCAAAGGAGTGGATGCCCAAACGGAAAAAGCCATTGTCTTGCTCCTGAAGGAACTCAAAGAGCAGGGAAAAACCGTGGTGGTGGTCCATCACGATCTTCAGACAGTGGCCGATTATTTCGACTGGGTGACCCTGATCAATCTGCGGGTGATTGCCAGCGGACCGGTGGAAGAGGTTTTTCATGAGGAAAACTTGAAAATGGCTTACCGGAGTACCGGTGCCCTTTTGAGGAGCGTTGTGTGA
- a CDS encoding N-acetyltransferase, whose product MKFKRVTLDNLASEHICCALTDKKGETCVASKKAWLSQRLGEGLVFDKLDVRGKVFIEYIPAEKAWCPITANHYMFINCFWVSGQYKGQGYANLLLERCLADAKAKGKQGLVVLSSEKKMPFLSDPKYLKYKGFQIADQAPPYYELLYLPFSPQASVPQFKACVKNGPIDEEGWVVYYTNQCPHTEKYVPLLIDHLKSKKLAGKAVKIETRDQAQKAPNPFTTYALFYNGQFITNEILTEKSFDKLFTKLNPR is encoded by the coding sequence ATGAAATTTAAAAGAGTGACCTTAGACAATTTGGCTTCCGAACATATTTGCTGTGCCCTCACCGATAAAAAAGGCGAAACCTGTGTCGCATCAAAAAAGGCCTGGCTTAGTCAACGCTTAGGCGAGGGATTGGTCTTTGACAAACTCGATGTACGGGGAAAAGTTTTTATCGAATATATCCCGGCTGAAAAAGCCTGGTGCCCCATTACAGCCAATCATTATATGTTTATTAACTGTTTCTGGGTTTCCGGGCAATACAAGGGTCAGGGCTATGCTAACTTATTGCTGGAGCGTTGCCTGGCTGATGCCAAAGCAAAAGGAAAGCAAGGGCTTGTGGTTTTATCTTCCGAAAAGAAAATGCCCTTTCTCTCCGATCCGAAGTACCTGAAATACAAGGGCTTTCAGATCGCCGATCAAGCGCCTCCCTATTACGAACTGCTTTATCTTCCTTTCAGTCCCCAAGCAAGTGTTCCCCAATTTAAAGCTTGTGTGAAAAACGGCCCTATTGATGAGGAAGGATGGGTTGTCTATTATACCAATCAATGTCCCCATACCGAAAAATATGTTCCGCTCCTCATCGATCATTTAAAATCAAAAAAGCTTGCCGGCAAAGCCGTCAAAATTGAAACAAGGGATCAGGCACAAAAAGCACCCAATCCTTTTACCACCTATGCTCTTTTTTATAACGGCCAATTTATTACCAATGAAATCCTTACCGAAAAAAGTTTTGATAAGCTTTTTACCAAATTAAATCCCCGCTGA
- a CDS encoding metal-dependent transcriptional regulator has protein sequence MDNKSGSEYRTVRGYQIANYQENKLTPAMEDYMEMACRLCLENGYTRINKLAELLNVRPSSASKMIAKLSELGYLQYDLYESILLTEKGKETGTYLLYRHDTVEQFLRLIGNINPLEETELIEHSLNVSTVLQLHTLLNFFAQNTAIQEGYETFKKAAKENPASPSL, from the coding sequence ATGGATAACAAGTCCGGCTCTGAGTATCGTACAGTACGCGGCTATCAAATAGCTAACTATCAGGAAAACAAGCTGACTCCTGCCATGGAGGATTATATGGAAATGGCTTGCCGGCTTTGTCTGGAAAATGGCTATACACGGATCAATAAACTTGCGGAGCTATTAAATGTGCGTCCCTCTTCAGCATCAAAGATGATTGCCAAGCTGAGCGAGCTGGGCTATTTGCAATATGATCTTTACGAGAGCATTCTCCTGACCGAGAAGGGAAAGGAAACCGGTACCTATCTTCTCTATCGTCATGATACGGTGGAGCAATTTCTGAGACTGATCGGAAATATTAATCCTCTGGAGGAAACGGAACTGATTGAACACTCCCTCAATGTCTCTACCGTATTGCAACTCCATACTTTGTTGAACTTCTTTGCCCAAAACACTGCTATTCAAGAAGGCTATGAGACCTTTAAAAAAGCTGCTAAAGAAAACCCGGCTTCGCCGAGCCTTTGA
- a CDS encoding metal ABC transporter permease has protein sequence MSPQFEIQLIAVIVAVACALPGVFLVLRKMAMMSDSITHTILLGIVLAFFVTHDLSSSFLIAGAALMGVVTVWLTEMLGRTRLLAEDAAIGIVFPLLFSIAIILITRYAGSVHLDTDSVLLGELAFAPFDRMIVGGVDLGAKAIHTTGALLLINLAVIIIFFKELKLATFDPMLASVLGFAPTLVHYGLMTLVSLTTVGAFQAVGSILVVAFMIGPPVTAYLLTDDLKRMLILSGAIGAINGLLGYRAAALLDVSIAGCMAMMTGISFLLVFIFAPGRGLVSTLSRRRNQKIGFAKMILLFHLYHHEESEANLAEIQSYLRLDGELTKNLIALLQKEGCIELNNSVVKLTEQGRLTSLCSYEALLSG, from the coding sequence ATGTCCCCACAATTTGAAATACAACTCATTGCCGTCATTGTGGCGGTGGCCTGCGCTCTGCCCGGTGTCTTTCTGGTGCTGCGGAAAATGGCCATGATGTCGGATTCCATCACCCATACGATTCTGCTGGGCATTGTGCTGGCCTTTTTCGTCACCCATGATCTTTCCTCCTCGTTTCTGATCGCCGGTGCGGCGTTAATGGGCGTCGTCACCGTATGGCTGACGGAAATGCTGGGGCGTACGCGGCTTTTGGCGGAAGATGCAGCCATCGGTATCGTATTCCCTCTCCTCTTTTCCATAGCCATTATCTTGATTACGCGCTATGCGGGTTCAGTGCATTTGGACACTGATTCGGTGCTGCTGGGGGAGCTGGCCTTTGCTCCCTTTGACCGCATGATCGTGGGGGGAGTGGATCTCGGCGCGAAAGCCATTCATACCACAGGGGCTCTTTTGCTTATTAACCTGGCGGTGATCATCATCTTCTTCAAGGAGCTGAAACTTGCCACCTTCGATCCCATGCTGGCCTCTGTGTTGGGTTTTGCGCCGACCCTGGTCCATTACGGCCTGATGACCCTGGTTTCCCTTACCACGGTAGGGGCTTTTCAGGCGGTGGGCTCCATTTTGGTGGTAGCGTTTATGATTGGCCCACCGGTTACGGCCTATCTGCTTACCGATGATTTAAAGCGGATGTTGATTTTAAGCGGAGCGATCGGGGCCATCAACGGCTTATTAGGCTATCGGGCGGCAGCCCTGCTGGACGTATCCATCGCCGGTTGTATGGCCATGATGACGGGAATTTCTTTCTTGCTGGTCTTTATCTTTGCTCCCGGCCGGGGGCTTGTGAGCACGCTGAGCAGACGCCGCAATCAAAAAATAGGCTTTGCGAAAATGATACTGTTGTTTCATCTTTATCACCATGAGGAAAGTGAAGCAAACCTTGCTGAGATACAAAGTTATTTGCGCCTGGATGGGGAGCTTACAAAAAATCTGATAGCCCTTTTGCAAAAGGAAGGATGTATTGAGTTAAACAACAGCGTGGTCAAACTGACCGAACAGGGGCGCCTGACCAGCCTGTGCAGCTATGAGGCATTGCTTTCGGGCTAA
- a CDS encoding metal ABC transporter solute-binding protein, Zn/Mn family — translation MNKKFKKMLGIVLSLILLTGGCSQTADKTESGEGSLNVVATTTMLADLAGVIGGEHVSVNGLMGPGIDPHLYQASAGDVERMQKADVVVYNGLHLEGKMSELFENLSAQNVFVICVEEGIDKSGLLVSEDDGGVYDPHIWFDVTLWKQAAQGVAEGFAQTDPEHGNSYIANLERYLAELDELNAYIQKRAAELPKEQRVLITAHDAFQYFGNAYGFEVRGLQGISTDSEAGTSDVSALASFIVERRIKAIFVESSVPPKTIQALQAAVKAQGFDVAIGGELYSDSLGGEGSGDETYIKTFRSNIDTIVDALKA, via the coding sequence ATGAATAAAAAGTTTAAAAAAATGTTGGGTATTGTACTGAGTTTGATTCTGTTGACGGGAGGCTGCTCCCAGACAGCTGACAAAACGGAATCCGGGGAAGGTTCGCTGAATGTCGTGGCCACGACGACTATGCTTGCAGATTTAGCCGGTGTGATCGGTGGAGAGCATGTTAGTGTAAACGGTCTGATGGGGCCGGGAATTGACCCCCATCTCTATCAGGCCAGTGCAGGGGATGTGGAGCGGATGCAAAAGGCGGATGTTGTAGTCTACAATGGGCTGCACCTTGAGGGAAAAATGAGCGAACTGTTTGAAAATCTATCTGCTCAGAACGTCTTTGTTATTTGCGTAGAAGAAGGGATAGACAAATCGGGATTGCTGGTATCCGAAGACGATGGAGGAGTCTATGATCCGCATATTTGGTTTGATGTGACACTCTGGAAACAAGCGGCCCAAGGTGTAGCAGAAGGTTTTGCCCAGACTGATCCGGAACATGGAAACTCATACATAGCCAATCTGGAACGGTACCTTGCAGAACTTGATGAATTGAATGCCTATATCCAAAAGCGGGCTGCTGAGCTGCCCAAAGAGCAGAGAGTTCTGATCACGGCCCATGACGCTTTTCAGTATTTTGGCAACGCCTATGGTTTCGAGGTTCGGGGCCTTCAGGGCATCAGCACGGATTCTGAAGCGGGAACCAGTGATGTCAGCGCCTTAGCAAGCTTTATCGTCGAACGGCGGATCAAGGCGATTTTTGTGGAGTCCTCGGTGCCGCCCAAAACCATCCAAGCCTTGCAGGCGGCGGTTAAGGCCCAAGGATTTGACGTGGCCATCGGCGGGGAGCTGTATTCCGATTCCCTGGGCGGGGAAGGATCCGGCGACGAGACCTATATCAAAACCTTCCGCTCCAACATCGACACGATTGTGGATGCTTTAAAAGCATAG
- a CDS encoding MarR family winged helix-turn-helix transcriptional regulator, with the protein MNERIDKRKSLIKAISAIDRYSQTYIGRNIKDYNIGQGQWAFLTQLLFNYDGITQEELSELLNIDKANTARALKKLEEEGYVYREEDPKDGRKKIVYVTAKARDFEEEFHEVFKGLNRILAKDFTEEERETARRILYKMLDNIADYERRHR; encoded by the coding sequence ATGAACGAGCGTATAGACAAAAGAAAATCACTGATCAAGGCTATTTCAGCCATCGATCGTTATAGTCAGACCTATATCGGCAGAAATATCAAAGACTATAACATCGGACAGGGACAATGGGCATTTTTGACCCAATTGCTGTTTAATTACGATGGCATAACCCAGGAAGAGCTAAGCGAACTACTCAATATCGATAAGGCAAACACAGCGAGAGCCTTGAAAAAGCTTGAAGAAGAAGGTTATGTATACAGGGAAGAAGATCCTAAAGACGGCCGTAAAAAAATTGTCTATGTTACAGCAAAAGCAAGGGATTTTGAAGAGGAATTTCATGAAGTGTTTAAAGGATTGAACCGAATTCTGGCCAAAGATTTTACAGAGGAGGAGCGGGAAACCGCCAGGCGGATTTTATATAAAATGCTGGATAATATCGCCGATTATGAACGCAGGCACAGGTAA
- the tsaA gene encoding tRNA (N6-threonylcarbamoyladenosine(37)-N6)-methyltransferase TrmO encodes MEILMKPIGYIRSPYKEKGDAPRQSTLSGETMAVIEVLEEYQEGIADIQAGGYGAILFYFHKSPGYKLTTLSRRNNQVMGVFSTRSPNRPNGIGLSIVRFRKREGNRLFFEGVDMLDNTPVLDIKPYIDLTTGQLNETGFSDKGI; translated from the coding sequence GTGGAGATCTTAATGAAACCGATCGGATATATCCGGTCTCCTTATAAGGAAAAGGGCGACGCCCCCAGGCAAAGCACTCTTTCGGGAGAAACGATGGCTGTTATTGAAGTTCTCGAAGAATACCAGGAAGGTATTGCCGATATCCAAGCAGGGGGCTATGGGGCCATTTTGTTTTATTTTCATAAATCCCCGGGATATAAGCTGACGACCCTTTCCCGCAGAAACAATCAGGTCATGGGTGTGTTTTCCACACGATCTCCCAACCGGCCCAACGGCATCGGCCTGTCCATAGTCCGGTTCAGGAAAAGAGAGGGTAACCGCTTGTTTTTCGAAGGAGTGGATATGTTGGATAATACTCCTGTACTTGATATTAAGCCTTATATCGACCTAACCACTGGTCAATTGAACGAGACTGGTTTCAGCGATAAAGGGATATAG